GACTCTTTTGTTCCATCGCGAGGCGGGCTGTGGCCCGGATCTGCCGTTCGCCCGGGCCACGACCCGCCTCGCCATGTCCTGACATGCAAGCGGGGGGATTCGGATGAACACGCGGGAAGCAAGCCGGTTGATCGCACAGATCGACGCGGTGGTCGAACAAATCGCGGCGCGCCTGCCGGCGGCACAGGCCGCTGCGGTGAGCGCCTTTGCCCGGCGATTCTTCGCCCAGGTCGATCCGGAAGACCTCGAGGCGCTGCCGGTCGCCGATCTTTATGGCGCCGTGCTCAGCCAGTGGCATTTCATCGCCCGGCGACGCTCGGGCAGCCGGGTGCGCGCGTTCAACCCCAGGCTCGACGAACACGGCTGGGAATGTACGCACACGGTGATCGAGATCGTCGGCGACGACATGCCCTTCCTCGTCGATTCGATCGCGATGGAGATCGCCCGCCAGGGCTCGGCCCTGCATCTCATCATCCATCCGGTGATGGGCGTGGTGCGCGACGGCGAGGGGCGCTTCGTGCGCCTCGCCGAGCAGGATGAAGTGCAGGCCGCGGCGGCGGGCGAAGGGCCGGGCGGGGCGCGTCTCGAGTCGATCATGCACCTCGAGGTCGATCGTCGCAGCGATCCGGCCGACCTCGCCGCCTTGCAGCAGGGGATCGAGCACGTCCTTGCCGACGTCCGTGCGGCGGTCGGCGACTGGCCGGCGATGCGCACGCGCATGGCCGAGATCATCGCCGGGCTGGACGGGGGCGTGCCGTCGCTCGAAGCGGGCGAGCTGGCCGAAGTGCGCGCCTTTCTCGAGTGGCTCGCGGCCGACAACTTCGTCCTTTTGGGTTGCCGCGACTACGAGCTGGTCGATACCGGGGATGGCAACGAACTGCGCATCGTCAGCGGCTCCGGGCTCGGCCTGCTGCGCGGCGATGGCGAGGACGGGCAGTCGCGCTCGTTCGCCGCGCTGCCGCCGCAGTTGCGCGCCCAGGCCCATCTGCCCCACCTGCTCACGGTGACGAAATCCAATTCGCGCTCCACCGTGCACCGCCCGGGCTACCTCGACTTCGTCGGTGTCAAGCGTTTCGATGACGCCGGCCGGGTGCTCGGCGAGCGCCGCATCATCGGCCTGCTGGCATCGACCGCGTACAGCGCCAGCCCGAAGCAGATCCCGCTGCTGCGGCGCAAGGTCGAGGCCGTGTTCGAGCGCGCCGGGCTGTTGCCCGGCGGTCATGCGGCGAAGGCGCTGCTGACCCTGCTCGAGCGCTACCCGCGCGACGAGCTGTTCCAGATTTCACCGGAAGAACTCTACGTTCATGCGATGGGCATCCTGCGCCTGGGCGAGCGCCTGCGCACGCGCCTGTTCGTGCGCTGCGACCCTTTCGCCCGCTTCGTTTCCTGCCTGATCTACGTTCCCCGCGAGCACTACAACACCGATCAGAGAAAGCGCATGCAGGCGGTGCTGATGGATGCCTTCAACGGCACCGCCTCCGAATTCGATGTGCAGTTCTCGGACTCCGCGCTGGCGCGCATCCTGATCACCGTGCGCACCCGGGATTCGGTGATCCCGCCTTTCGATACCCGTGAACTCGAGCAGCGCCTGATCCGTGCCGCGCGGCGCTGGGAGGACGAAATGCTGCAGGCACTGGTTGAGCAGTGCGGCGAAGAGCGCGGCCTGGCGCTGGCCCGGCGCTACGGCAGCGGCTTCCCGGCGGGCTACCGCGAGGACCATTCGGCGCGGATGGCGGTGTTCGACATCGAGCAGATGGAAGCGCTCGTCGATCGCGAGGCGCTCGGGCTCAATCTGTACGTGCCGCTGGAAGCGCCCGCGAGCCGCTTGAACCTGCGCCTGTATCACCTCGACGCCCCGGTGCCGTTGTCTTCGAGCCTGCCGATGCTCGAGAAGATGGGCGTGACTGTGATCGACGAGCGGCCGTACGCCGTTTCGCGCCAGGACGGGCGCACGGTGTGGCTGCACGATTTCGGCCTTAACTATGCCGAGGCCGACAGCCTCAACATCCACGAAGTGCGGCCGCTGTTCCAGGATGCCTTTTCGCATGCCTGGCGCGGCGAGGTCGAGAACGACGACTTCAACCGCCTGGTGTTGCGCGCCGGCTTGTCCTGGCGCGAGGTCGCGGTGCTGCGCGCCTACGCGAAATACCTGCGCCAGGCCGCGTTCACCTTCAGCCAGGCCTACATGGAGCAGACCCTGGCGGCGTACCCGGAGCTCGCGCGCGCGCTGTTCGAACTGTTCCGGGTGCGCTTCGAGCCCGCCCTCGACCAGGGGCGCGAGGCCGCCTGCAACGGCATCGTGGCGGCGATCGAGCAGGGGCTGAATGCGGTGGCCAACCTCGACGAGGACCGCATCCTGCGCCAGTTCCTCGCCCTGATCCTGGCGACGCTGCGCACCAACTGGTTCCAGCGCGGCGCCGACGGTCGTCCCAAGGCCTACACCGCATTCAAGTTCGCTCCGGCGCAGATCCCCAACCTGCCGCAGCCGCTGCCGATGTTCGAGATCTTCGTCTATTCGCCGCGCATGGAGGGGGTGCATCTGCGCGGCGGCAAGGTCGCGCGCGGCGGCCTGCGCTGGTCGGACCGGATGGAGGACTTCCGCACCGAGATCCTCGGCCTGGTGAAGGCGCAGATCGTCAAGAACGCGGTGATCGTGCCGGTGGGCTCGAAAGGCGGCTTCGTCGTCAAGTGCCCGCCCGTGGAGGGCGGGCGCGAGGCGCTGGTCGCCGAAGGCGTCGCCTGCTATCGCAACTTCCTGCGCGGCCTCCTCGATCTGACCGACAACCTGGTGCAGGGCAGGGTCGTTCCGCCACCCGACGTGGTGCGCCACGACGAGGACGACCCCTACCTCGTGGTGGCGGCCGACAAGGGCACGGCGACCTTCTCCGACTATGCCAACGAGGTCGCCGCGGAGTACGGCTTCTGGCTCGGCGACGCTTTCGCCTCGGGTGGCTCGGCCGGTTACGACCACAAGAAGATGGGAATCACCGCGCGCGGTGCGTGGGAGGCGGTGAAGCATCATTTCCGCGCGATCGGGCGCAACATCCAGGAGACGCCGTTTACCGTCGCCGGCATCGGCGACATGTCGGGTGACGTGTTCGGCAACGGCATGCTGCTGTCGCGGCAGATCCGCCTGGTGGCGGCGTTCGATCACCGCCACATTTTCGTCGACCCCGATCCCGACCCGGAGACGAGCTGGCAGGAGCGCGCCCGCCTGTTCGCCCTGCCGCGCTCGAGCTGGGACGACTACGACAAGACCCTGATTTCGGAGGGCGGCGGGGTGTGGCCGCGGAGCGCGAAATCGATCCGCCTGTCGCCGCAACTGCGTGCGGCACTCGACATCGACGCCGACAGCCTGGCGCCGACCGAGCTGATCCGCGCCATCCTCACCGCGCCGGTCGATCTGCTCTACAACGGCGGGATCGGCACCTACATCAAGTCCGCGGCCGAGACCGACGTCGCGGTGGGCGATCGTGCCAACGACGCGGTGCGCGTCAACGGCGCCGAGCTGCGCTGCAAGGTGCTGGGCGAGGGTGGCAACCTCGGTGCCACCCAGCTCGGGCGCATCGAGTTCGCGCTCGGGGGCGGGCGGGTCAATACCGACGCCATCGACAACTCGGGCGGGGTCGATTGCTCGGATCACGAAGTCAACATCAAGATCCTGCTCGGCAGCGTGGTCGCCGAAGGCGAGCTGACGATGAAGCAGCGCAACCAGCTGCTCGCCGAGATGACCGATGAGGTCGCCGCACTGGTGCTGCGCGACAACTATGCGCAAACCCGGATCCTGTCGGTGGTCCGCGCCCGCGGGGTGGATCTGCTCGACGAACAGGCCGACTTCATGCGCCGCCTCGGCCACGCCGGGCGGCTCAACCGCAGGCTCGAGTTCCTGCCGATGGACGAGGATCTGGTCGAGCGCAAGGCGGCGCGCGTGGGGCTGGTCACTCCCGAGCTGGCGGTCCTGCTGGCCTACTCGAAGATCGAGCTCTATGACGAAGTGCTGGCCTCGGACGTGCCGGAAGACCCCTACATCCGCAGCGCCCTCGAGCGCTATTTTCCGGTGCCGCTGCGCGAGCGCTTCGCCGAGCATATCCAGCGCCATCCGCTGCGGCGCGAGATCGTTTCCACCCACGTCGTCAACAGCATGATCAACCGTGTCGGGCCGACCTTCGTCAGCCGCCTCGGGGCGGAAACGGGAGCAGCCCCCCCCGATGTCGTGCGCGCCTACATGGCGACCCGCGAGATCTTCGGGTTGGTGGCGCTGTGGCGCGAGATCGAGGCGCTCGACAACCACATCGCCGATGCGGTGCAGACCGAGCTGATCCAGGAGTCCGGCCGTCTGGTGCAGCGCGGCACGCTGTGGTTCCTGCGCCACCGCCGCTGGCTGGTCGACCTGCAGGCTACGCTCGCGCACTTCTCGCCCGGTGTGGCGGCGCTTGCACAGGGGCTGGTGGAGTACGTCGCGCCGGCCTATCGTGCCGAGCTCGACGCCGCGGTGGCGCACCGGGTGGAGCAGGACGTGCCCGAGGCGCTGGCGCAGCGGGTGGCGGCGCTCGAGGAGATGTATGCGGCGCTCGACCTGGTCGAAGTGGCGGCGGAGCAGCGCCGTGACGAGGCTACCGTGGCGCAGGTGTATTTCGCCCTCGGCGGTGAGCTCGACCTGCACTGGCTCGGCCGCCAGATTTCCAGCCTGCCGGCCGACACGCGCTGGCAGCGCCTTGCGCGCGGCGCTTTGCGCAGCGACCTCTCCGCGCTCGCGCGCGCGCTCGCCAGCGAGGCGCTGCGCTACGCGCCCGAGGGCGCGGACGCCGAGGGCGTGCTGAGCGCCGGGCGCGTGCGCGCCGCGGTGCCGCTCGGGCGCTACCAGCAACTACTCACGGAGATCCGCAGCGCGCCCGCGATCGACATGGCGATGCTGTCGGTGCTGCTGCGCGAGCTGCGCGGGATGGCCTGAGCCGCTCGCGCCTTCCCGCGCCCCTACGGGAAACCGCCGTGCTCCGGGCCCGGTGCAGGAGCGGCGGCAGGCACGAACAGGGTCCGGGCGATGGCGCCTGGACTGCTGACGCGCGTCCGGCTCATCGGTTATCATCGCGCTTTCCCGCAGCACATCTCCCATGACCAAATACGTCTTCGTTACCGGCGGTGTCGTGTCCTCCCTGGGCAAAGGCATCGCGGCCGCCTCTTTAGGCGCGATTCTCGAGTCCCGTGGCATCAAGGTCACGCACCTCAAGCTGGACCCCTACATCAACGTCGATCCGGGCACCATGAGCCCGTTCCAGCACGGCGAAGTGTTCGTCACCGAAGACGGTGCCGAGACCGATCTCGATCTCGGCCACTACGAGCGCTTCACCAGCGCCAAGATGAGCCGGCGCAACAACTTCACCACCGGGCAGATCTACGAGGCGGTGATCAAGAAGGAGCGGCGCGGCGAATACCTCGGCAAGACGGTGCAGGTGATCCCGCACATCACCGACGAGATCAAGCAGTACGTGAAGCGCGGCGCCGAAGGCGCCGACGTGGCGATCGTCGAAGTCGGCGGCACGGTGGGCGACATCGAGTCGCTGCCCTTTCTCGAGGCGATCCGCCAGATGGGGATCGAGGAAGGGCGCAGCAGCACCTGCTTCATCCACCTCACCCTGCTGCCCTACATCCCGACCGCGGGTGAGCTGAAGACCAAGCCGACCCAGCATTCGGTGAAGGAGCTGCGCGAGATCGGCATCCAGCCCGACATCCTGCTGTGCCGCGCCGACCGCTCGATCCCGGCCGACGAGCGGCGCAAGATCGCGCTGTTCTGCAACGTGATGCCCGAGGCCGTCATCGAGTGCCTCGATGCCGACTCGATTTACAAGATTCCCGCTCAGCTCCACGACCAGATGCTCGACCAGATCGTCTGCCACAAGCTCGACATCCTCGCCCGCGCGGCCGACCTGTCGGTGTGGGAAAAGCTGATCCACGCGCTCGAGCATCCGAAGCAGACGGTCAATGTCGGCTTCGTCGGCAAGTACGTCGACCTCACCGAGTCCTACAAGTCGCTGATCGAGGCGCTCAATCACGCCGGCATGCACACCGAGTCGAAAGTGAATATCCACTACATCGACTCCGAGGACATCGAGCGCGACGGCTGCGGCGTGCTCCAGTCCATGGACGCGATCCTGGTGCCGGGCGGCTTCGGCAAGCGCGGCACCGAAGGCAAGATCGCCGCGATCCGTTTCGCGCGCGAGAACAAGGTGCCGTATCTGGGAATCTGCCTGGGCATGCAGCTCGCGGTGGTCGAGTTCGCGCGCGACGTCGCCGGCATGGACGGGGCGCACTCGACCGAGTTCGAGCGCGACACTCCGTTCCCGGTGATCGGCCTGATCACCGAATGGAAGGACCGCAGCGGCAAGGTTGAAAAGCGCACCGAGGCGTCCGATCTCGGCGGCACGATGCGTCTCGGCGGCCAGCTCTGTCAGCTCGCCGAAGGGACCCTGGCGCGCGAAGTCTACGGCGCGACCGAGATCATGGAGCGCCACCGCCACCGTTACGAGGTGAACAACTCGCTGCTGGCGAAGCTCGAGGACAAGGGGCTGGTCGTCTCCGGCCGTGCGCCGGTCACCGACCTGTGCGAGATGGTCGAGCTGCCCGCCGATGTCCACCCCTGGTTCGTCGGTTGCCAGTTCCATCCCGAGTTCACCTCCAACCCGCGCAAGGGCCATCCGCTGTTCACCGCCTACGTGCAGGCGGCGATCGCGCGCCAGCAGGCCGCAGCCTGAAGGAGCGAGCGTGAAACTGTGTGACTTCGAAGTCGGCCTCGACCGGCCGCTGTTCCTGATCGCCGGACCCTGCGTCGCCGAGTCCGCGCAGATGTGCCTCGACATCGCCGGGCAGATGAAGGAAATCTGCGCCGGGTTGGGCATTCCCTACATTTTCAAGGCCTCGTACGACAAGGCCAACCGCAGCTCGGGCAAGAGTTTCCGCGGCCACGGCATGGATGCCGGGCTGAAGATGCTCGAGGCGGTGAAGACGCAGCTCAGCCTGCCGGTGCTGACCGACGTGCACACGATTGAGGAGATCCCGGTGGTCGCTTCCGTGGTCGATGTGTTGCAGACGCCCGCCTTCCTCTGCCGCCAGACCGACTTCATCCATGCGGTGGCCGCCAGCGGCAAGCCGGTGAACATCAAGAAGGGCCAGTTTCTTGCTCCCGGCGACATGAAGAACGTCGCGGAGAAGGCGAAGGAGGCCAATGGCGGCGCCGACACCATCCTGGTGTGCGAGCGCGGGGCCTCCTTCGGCTACAACAACCTCGTCTCCGACATGCGCTCGCTGGCGATCATGCGCGACACCGGCTGCCCGGTCGTGTTCGACGCCACCCACTCGGTGCAGCTGCCGGGCGGTCAGGGCACGGCCTCGGGCGGCCAGCGCGAGTTCGTCCCGGTGCTGGCGCGCGCCGCGGTCGCGGTCGGCGTCGCCGGCCTCTTCATGGAGACCCACCCCGACCCCGCGAAGGCACTGTCGGACGGCCCCAACGCCTGGCCGCTGGCAAAAATGAAGGCGCTGCTGACCACCCTCAAGGAAATCGATGCGCTGGTCAAGCGCCAGGGCTTTCTCGAAACCACGCTCTGAGTTTCGAACCTCCCGTCGTTTCGAATGATCCGTAACTGCAACAGGACAAGACATGAGTGCAATCGTTGATGTGATCGCCCGCGAGATTCTCGACTCCCGCGGCAACCCCACCGTCGAAGCCGACGTGCTGCTCGAATCGGGCGTGATGGGCCGCGCCGCCGTGCCCTCGGGCGCTTCCACCGGTTCGCGCGAGGCGATCGAGCTGCGCGACGGCGACAAGTCGCGCTTCCTCGGCAAGGGCGTGCTGCGCGCGGTCGAGAACGTGAACACCGAGATCGCCGAAGCGATCATCGGCCTCGACGCCGAGGAGCAGGCCTTCATCGACCGCACCCTGATCGAGCTCGACGGCACCGAGAACAAGTCGCGCCTGGGCGCCAACGCCATGCTCGCCGTCTCCATGGCGGTGGCCAAGGCTGCTTCCGAGGAGGCCGGCCTGCCGCTGTACCGCTACTTCGGCGGCTCCAGCCCGATGGTGATGCCGGTGCCGATGATGAACGTCATCAACGGCGGCGAGCACGCCAACAACAGCCTCGATATCCAGGAATGCATGATCATGCCGGTGAGCATGGGCAGCTTCCGCGAGGCCCTGCGCTGCGGCGCCGAGATCTTCCACCACCTGAAGAAGATCGTGGACGGCAAGGGTTACCCCACCACCGTCGGCGACGAGGGCGGCTTCGCCCCCAACGTCTCGGGCACCGAGGAAGCGCTCAACCTGATCCAGGAAGCGATCGTCGCCGCCGGCTACGTACCCGGCCAGGACGTGCTGCTGGCGCTCGACTGCGCCGCCTCCGAGTTCTACAAGAACGGCCGTTACGAACTGAAGGGCGAAGGCCTGTCGCTCACCGCCGAAGGCTTCACCGACTACCTCGAGACCCTGTGCGACAAGTTCCCGATCGTGTCGATCGAGGACGCGATGGCCGAGGGCGACTGGGACGGCTGGAAGATCCTGACCGAACGTCTGGGCAAGCGCGTGCAGCTGGTGGGCGACGACCTCTTCGTCACCAACACCCAGATCCTCGCGCAGGGCATCGAGCAGGGCGTGGCCAACTCGATCCTGATCAAGATCAACCAGATCGGCACCCTGACCGAGACCTTCGCCGCGGTCGAGATGGCCAAGCTCGCCGGCTACACCGCGGTGATCTCGCATCGCTCGGGCG
The window above is part of the Thauera aromatica K172 genome. Proteins encoded here:
- a CDS encoding NAD-glutamate dehydrogenase, producing the protein MNTREASRLIAQIDAVVEQIAARLPAAQAAAVSAFARRFFAQVDPEDLEALPVADLYGAVLSQWHFIARRRSGSRVRAFNPRLDEHGWECTHTVIEIVGDDMPFLVDSIAMEIARQGSALHLIIHPVMGVVRDGEGRFVRLAEQDEVQAAAAGEGPGGARLESIMHLEVDRRSDPADLAALQQGIEHVLADVRAAVGDWPAMRTRMAEIIAGLDGGVPSLEAGELAEVRAFLEWLAADNFVLLGCRDYELVDTGDGNELRIVSGSGLGLLRGDGEDGQSRSFAALPPQLRAQAHLPHLLTVTKSNSRSTVHRPGYLDFVGVKRFDDAGRVLGERRIIGLLASTAYSASPKQIPLLRRKVEAVFERAGLLPGGHAAKALLTLLERYPRDELFQISPEELYVHAMGILRLGERLRTRLFVRCDPFARFVSCLIYVPREHYNTDQRKRMQAVLMDAFNGTASEFDVQFSDSALARILITVRTRDSVIPPFDTRELEQRLIRAARRWEDEMLQALVEQCGEERGLALARRYGSGFPAGYREDHSARMAVFDIEQMEALVDREALGLNLYVPLEAPASRLNLRLYHLDAPVPLSSSLPMLEKMGVTVIDERPYAVSRQDGRTVWLHDFGLNYAEADSLNIHEVRPLFQDAFSHAWRGEVENDDFNRLVLRAGLSWREVAVLRAYAKYLRQAAFTFSQAYMEQTLAAYPELARALFELFRVRFEPALDQGREAACNGIVAAIEQGLNAVANLDEDRILRQFLALILATLRTNWFQRGADGRPKAYTAFKFAPAQIPNLPQPLPMFEIFVYSPRMEGVHLRGGKVARGGLRWSDRMEDFRTEILGLVKAQIVKNAVIVPVGSKGGFVVKCPPVEGGREALVAEGVACYRNFLRGLLDLTDNLVQGRVVPPPDVVRHDEDDPYLVVAADKGTATFSDYANEVAAEYGFWLGDAFASGGSAGYDHKKMGITARGAWEAVKHHFRAIGRNIQETPFTVAGIGDMSGDVFGNGMLLSRQIRLVAAFDHRHIFVDPDPDPETSWQERARLFALPRSSWDDYDKTLISEGGGVWPRSAKSIRLSPQLRAALDIDADSLAPTELIRAILTAPVDLLYNGGIGTYIKSAAETDVAVGDRANDAVRVNGAELRCKVLGEGGNLGATQLGRIEFALGGGRVNTDAIDNSGGVDCSDHEVNIKILLGSVVAEGELTMKQRNQLLAEMTDEVAALVLRDNYAQTRILSVVRARGVDLLDEQADFMRRLGHAGRLNRRLEFLPMDEDLVERKAARVGLVTPELAVLLAYSKIELYDEVLASDVPEDPYIRSALERYFPVPLRERFAEHIQRHPLRREIVSTHVVNSMINRVGPTFVSRLGAETGAAPPDVVRAYMATREIFGLVALWREIEALDNHIADAVQTELIQESGRLVQRGTLWFLRHRRWLVDLQATLAHFSPGVAALAQGLVEYVAPAYRAELDAAVAHRVEQDVPEALAQRVAALEEMYAALDLVEVAAEQRRDEATVAQVYFALGGELDLHWLGRQISSLPADTRWQRLARGALRSDLSALARALASEALRYAPEGADAEGVLSAGRVRAAVPLGRYQQLLTEIRSAPAIDMAMLSVLLRELRGMA
- a CDS encoding CTP synthase, whose translation is MTKYVFVTGGVVSSLGKGIAAASLGAILESRGIKVTHLKLDPYINVDPGTMSPFQHGEVFVTEDGAETDLDLGHYERFTSAKMSRRNNFTTGQIYEAVIKKERRGEYLGKTVQVIPHITDEIKQYVKRGAEGADVAIVEVGGTVGDIESLPFLEAIRQMGIEEGRSSTCFIHLTLLPYIPTAGELKTKPTQHSVKELREIGIQPDILLCRADRSIPADERRKIALFCNVMPEAVIECLDADSIYKIPAQLHDQMLDQIVCHKLDILARAADLSVWEKLIHALEHPKQTVNVGFVGKYVDLTESYKSLIEALNHAGMHTESKVNIHYIDSEDIERDGCGVLQSMDAILVPGGFGKRGTEGKIAAIRFARENKVPYLGICLGMQLAVVEFARDVAGMDGAHSTEFERDTPFPVIGLITEWKDRSGKVEKRTEASDLGGTMRLGGQLCQLAEGTLAREVYGATEIMERHRHRYEVNNSLLAKLEDKGLVVSGRAPVTDLCEMVELPADVHPWFVGCQFHPEFTSNPRKGHPLFTAYVQAAIARQQAAA
- the kdsA gene encoding 3-deoxy-8-phosphooctulonate synthase codes for the protein MKLCDFEVGLDRPLFLIAGPCVAESAQMCLDIAGQMKEICAGLGIPYIFKASYDKANRSSGKSFRGHGMDAGLKMLEAVKTQLSLPVLTDVHTIEEIPVVASVVDVLQTPAFLCRQTDFIHAVAASGKPVNIKKGQFLAPGDMKNVAEKAKEANGGADTILVCERGASFGYNNLVSDMRSLAIMRDTGCPVVFDATHSVQLPGGQGTASGGQREFVPVLARAAVAVGVAGLFMETHPDPAKALSDGPNAWPLAKMKALLTTLKEIDALVKRQGFLETTL
- the eno gene encoding phosphopyruvate hydratase codes for the protein MSAIVDVIAREILDSRGNPTVEADVLLESGVMGRAAVPSGASTGSREAIELRDGDKSRFLGKGVLRAVENVNTEIAEAIIGLDAEEQAFIDRTLIELDGTENKSRLGANAMLAVSMAVAKAASEEAGLPLYRYFGGSSPMVMPVPMMNVINGGEHANNSLDIQECMIMPVSMGSFREALRCGAEIFHHLKKIVDGKGYPTTVGDEGGFAPNVSGTEEALNLIQEAIVAAGYVPGQDVLLALDCAASEFYKNGRYELKGEGLSLTAEGFTDYLETLCDKFPIVSIEDAMAEGDWDGWKILTERLGKRVQLVGDDLFVTNTQILAQGIEQGVANSILIKINQIGTLTETFAAVEMAKLAGYTAVISHRSGETDDSTIADIAVGLRAMQIKTGSLSRSDRISKYNQLLRIEEDLGDTATYPGKRAFYNLR